The following proteins are co-located in the Streptomyces bottropensis ATCC 25435 genome:
- a CDS encoding YciI family protein, translating to MAKYLLLKHYRGAPAAVNDVQMDQWTPQEISAHIQYMNDFAARLEKTGEFVDGQALAPEGTWVRYDGEGRPPVTDGPFAETKDLIAGWMVIDVDTYERAVELAGELSAAPGAGGKPIHEWLELRPFLTAHPTITE from the coding sequence ATGGCCAAGTACCTGCTGCTCAAGCACTACCGAGGCGCACCGGCCGCGGTGAACGACGTGCAGATGGACCAGTGGACACCGCAGGAGATCTCCGCGCACATCCAGTACATGAACGACTTCGCGGCCCGGCTGGAGAAGACCGGCGAGTTCGTCGACGGTCAGGCGCTGGCTCCCGAGGGGACGTGGGTGCGGTACGACGGTGAGGGGCGCCCGCCGGTCACCGACGGCCCGTTCGCCGAGACGAAGGACCTCATCGCCGGCTGGATGGTGATCGACGTCGACACCTACGAACGTGCCGTCGAACTGGCCGGTGAGCTGTCGGCCGCCCCCGGGGCGGGCGGGAAGCCGATCCACGAGTGGCTGGAGCTGCGCCCCTTCCTGACCGCGCACCCCACCATCACGGAGTGA
- a CDS encoding HAMP domain-containing protein: MSSKTIEAVDRAPGEQELRQLLAGLTAVRDGDFGTRLPSDGEGLLGDIATVFNGMVDQLSVFTSEVTRVAREVGTEGTLGGQAEVPGVSGTWADLTDSVNAMAGNLTTQVRDIAQVATAVAKGDLSQKIDVPARGEILQLKETVNTMVDQLSAFADEVTRVAREVGSEGRLGGQAQVPGVGGVWRDLTDSVNFMAGNLTSQVRNIAQVTTAVAEGDLSQKITVDARGEILELKNTINTMVDQLSAFADEVTRVAREVGTEGRLGGQADVKGVKGTWRDLTDSVNFMGANLTSQVRNIAQVATAVAQGDLSQKITVDARGEILQLKDTINTMVDQLSGFADEVTRVAREVGTEGNLGGQAIVRGASGTWKDLTDNVNVMASNLTGQVRSIAQVATAVARGDLSQKITVEAKGEVAALADVINTMVDTLSAFADEVTRVAREVGTEGRLGGQAHVPNVAGTWKDLTDNVNSMANNLTGQVRNIALVTTAVANGDLSKKIDVDARGEILELKTTINTMVDQLSSFAAEVTRVAREVGSEGRLGGQAEVEGVEGTWKRLTENVNELAGNLTRQVRAIAEVTSAVAEGDLTRSITVEASGEVADLKDNINSMVESLRETTRANQEQDWLKTNLARISGLMQGHRELPVVAELIMDELAPLASAQYGAFFLAEDTERGPELRLVGSYGYPDDTDRPERIPVGRSLVGQAARNRRTISVEELPPNYVTISSGLGEAVPSALVVLPIVVEDQVLGVIELGSVTPFTQIHQDFLSQLMPTIGVNLNTIVANARTDELLGESQRLTAELQARSEELQVQQEELQRSNAELEEKASLLASQNSDIEAKNLEIEQARQELETRAQQLALASKYKSEFLANMSHELRTPLNSLLILAQLLAQNPSRNLTPKQVEYAGIIHSAGSDLLQLINDILDLSKVEAGKMDVTPERVPLRKLLEYVEATFRPMTTQKSLDFTVATAPGTPVDLLTDDSRLRQILRNLLSNAVKFTEQGGVTLRIEPAADREVPTGVLRGGAVVAFRVEDTGIGIPQQQLETIFGAFQQADGTTSRKYGGTGLGLSITREIAHLLGGAVTVDSTPGQGSTFTLYLPVARADFEEVLDGSALLTEHPRPAGRELTPAARPDAASPAAPEQRRRRLLVVEDRPRGLLTLVAERAVADLTPGDDPLGAIDIITAIGAQEAASTLAAEPCHCVVLEIGTPDGEGARLLEAMEGDSALASVPVLVHTGHRVDLAHEQSLRSRAENRPLDFLSSLDELRERITLHLSAEEPGDVLSLVRAEESQRPAAQVVDGAFLGRTVLVVDDDARNLFALSGMLELHGFQVLHADNGRRGIEMLLAHPDISLVLMDVMMPEMDGYSATAEIRAMPQYAELPIIAVTAKAMPGDQEKSLASGANDYVTKPVDTNDLIGRVRRWLSV, encoded by the coding sequence ATGAGCAGCAAGACGATCGAGGCCGTCGACCGGGCCCCGGGCGAGCAGGAGCTACGCCAGCTTCTGGCCGGACTGACCGCCGTACGCGACGGCGACTTCGGTACCCGGCTGCCGTCCGACGGTGAGGGCCTGCTCGGCGACATCGCCACGGTTTTCAACGGCATGGTGGACCAGCTGTCCGTGTTCACGTCGGAAGTGACGCGGGTGGCCCGGGAGGTGGGTACCGAGGGCACGCTGGGCGGTCAGGCCGAGGTGCCGGGCGTCTCGGGCACCTGGGCCGACCTGACCGACTCGGTCAACGCCATGGCGGGCAATCTGACCACGCAGGTGCGCGACATCGCGCAGGTCGCGACCGCGGTCGCCAAGGGCGACCTGTCGCAGAAGATCGACGTACCCGCGCGCGGCGAGATCCTCCAGCTGAAGGAGACCGTCAACACGATGGTCGACCAGCTCTCCGCGTTCGCCGACGAGGTCACGCGCGTCGCCCGTGAGGTCGGCAGCGAGGGACGGCTCGGCGGTCAGGCCCAGGTGCCCGGCGTCGGCGGCGTCTGGCGAGACCTGACCGATTCGGTCAACTTCATGGCGGGGAACCTCACTTCGCAGGTCCGCAACATCGCTCAGGTGACCACGGCGGTGGCCGAGGGCGATCTGTCGCAGAAGATCACCGTGGATGCCCGTGGTGAGATCCTGGAGTTGAAGAACACCATCAACACGATGGTGGACCAGCTCTCCGCGTTCGCCGACGAGGTCACGCGCGTCGCCCGTGAGGTCGGCACCGAGGGGCGGCTCGGCGGGCAGGCGGACGTCAAGGGGGTGAAGGGCACCTGGCGGGACCTCACGGACTCCGTGAACTTCATGGGGGCCAACCTCACCTCCCAGGTCCGCAACATCGCCCAGGTGGCCACGGCGGTGGCTCAGGGCGACCTTTCCCAGAAGATCACCGTGGACGCCCGCGGGGAGATCCTGCAGCTCAAGGACACCATCAACACGATGGTGGACCAGCTGTCCGGTTTCGCCGACGAGGTCACCCGCGTGGCCCGCGAGGTCGGCACGGAGGGCAACCTGGGCGGACAGGCCATCGTCCGGGGCGCGTCGGGGACCTGGAAGGACCTGACGGACAACGTCAACGTGATGGCGTCGAACCTGACCGGCCAGGTCCGCTCGATCGCCCAGGTCGCCACCGCCGTCGCCCGCGGCGACCTCTCCCAGAAGATCACGGTCGAGGCCAAGGGCGAGGTCGCGGCCCTCGCGGACGTCATCAACACCATGGTCGACACGCTCTCCGCGTTCGCCGACGAGGTCACCCGTGTCGCCCGTGAGGTCGGCACCGAGGGACGGCTCGGCGGCCAGGCGCACGTGCCGAACGTCGCGGGCACGTGGAAGGACCTCACCGACAACGTCAACTCGATGGCCAACAACCTGACCGGCCAGGTCCGCAACATCGCCCTGGTGACGACGGCGGTGGCCAACGGCGACCTGTCGAAGAAGATCGACGTCGACGCCCGCGGCGAGATCCTGGAACTGAAGACCACCATCAACACGATGGTCGACCAGCTGTCGTCGTTCGCCGCCGAGGTCACCCGCGTAGCGCGCGAGGTCGGCAGCGAGGGACGGCTCGGCGGCCAGGCCGAGGTCGAGGGCGTCGAGGGCACCTGGAAGCGGCTCACCGAGAACGTCAACGAACTCGCCGGGAACCTCACCCGCCAGGTCCGCGCGATCGCCGAGGTCACCAGCGCCGTCGCCGAGGGCGACCTGACCCGCTCCATCACCGTGGAGGCGTCCGGCGAGGTCGCCGACCTCAAGGACAACATCAACTCCATGGTGGAGTCCCTGCGGGAGACCACACGGGCCAACCAGGAGCAGGACTGGCTGAAGACCAACCTCGCCCGGATCTCCGGCCTGATGCAGGGCCACCGCGAACTGCCCGTCGTCGCCGAACTCATCATGGACGAACTCGCGCCCCTGGCCTCCGCCCAGTACGGCGCCTTCTTCCTCGCCGAGGACACCGAACGCGGCCCCGAGCTGCGGCTGGTGGGCTCGTACGGCTACCCCGACGACACCGACCGGCCCGAGCGCATCCCCGTCGGCCGCTCCCTGGTCGGACAGGCCGCCCGCAACCGCCGCACCATCAGCGTCGAGGAACTGCCGCCGAACTACGTGACGATCTCCTCCGGTCTCGGGGAGGCCGTGCCCAGCGCCCTGGTGGTGCTGCCCATCGTGGTCGAGGACCAGGTCCTCGGTGTCATCGAACTGGGCTCCGTCACCCCCTTCACCCAGATCCACCAGGACTTCCTCTCCCAGCTGATGCCGACCATCGGCGTCAACCTCAACACCATCGTGGCCAACGCGCGCACCGACGAGCTGCTGGGGGAGTCCCAGCGGCTGACCGCCGAACTCCAGGCACGCTCCGAGGAGTTGCAGGTGCAGCAGGAGGAACTGCAGCGCTCCAACGCCGAGCTGGAGGAGAAGGCCTCCCTGCTGGCCTCGCAGAACAGCGACATCGAGGCCAAGAACCTGGAGATCGAACAGGCCAGGCAGGAACTGGAGACCCGCGCACAGCAGCTGGCGCTGGCCTCGAAGTACAAGTCCGAGTTCCTGGCCAACATGAGCCACGAACTGCGCACCCCGCTCAACAGCCTGCTGATCCTCGCCCAGTTGCTCGCCCAGAACCCCTCACGCAACCTGACGCCCAAGCAGGTCGAGTACGCCGGCATCATCCACTCGGCGGGCTCTGACCTGCTGCAGCTGATCAACGACATCCTCGACCTGTCGAAGGTCGAGGCGGGCAAGATGGACGTCACCCCCGAACGGGTGCCGCTGCGCAAGCTGCTGGAGTACGTCGAGGCGACGTTCCGGCCGATGACGACGCAGAAGAGTCTGGACTTCACGGTGGCCACCGCGCCGGGCACGCCCGTGGACCTGCTCACCGACGACTCCCGGCTGCGTCAGATCCTGCGCAACCTGCTGTCGAACGCGGTGAAGTTCACCGAACAGGGCGGTGTCACCCTGCGCATCGAGCCCGCCGCGGACCGGGAGGTGCCCACGGGCGTCCTGCGCGGCGGCGCCGTGGTGGCCTTCCGGGTGGAGGACACCGGTATCGGCATCCCCCAGCAGCAGCTGGAGACGATCTTCGGGGCCTTCCAGCAGGCGGACGGCACCACCAGCCGCAAGTACGGCGGCACCGGCCTCGGCCTGTCGATCACCCGGGAGATCGCCCATCTGCTCGGCGGCGCCGTCACCGTCGACAGCACACCCGGCCAGGGCAGCACCTTCACCCTCTACCTGCCGGTGGCACGCGCCGACTTCGAGGAAGTGCTCGACGGCAGCGCCCTGTTGACCGAGCACCCCCGCCCCGCCGGCCGCGAACTGACCCCGGCCGCCCGGCCGGACGCCGCCTCCCCAGCGGCGCCCGAGCAGCGCCGGCGCCGCCTGCTGGTCGTCGAGGACCGCCCGCGCGGACTGCTGACCCTCGTCGCCGAACGCGCGGTCGCCGACCTCACGCCCGGCGACGACCCGCTCGGCGCGATCGACATCATCACCGCGATCGGCGCCCAGGAGGCCGCGAGCACACTGGCCGCCGAACCCTGCCACTGCGTGGTCCTCGAAATCGGCACGCCCGACGGCGAGGGCGCCCGGCTGCTGGAGGCCATGGAGGGCGACTCCGCGCTCGCCAGCGTGCCCGTCCTCGTGCACACCGGTCACCGCGTGGACCTGGCGCACGAGCAGAGCTTGCGCTCCCGCGCGGAGAACCGTCCGCTGGACTTCCTCTCCAGCCTGGACGAACTGCGCGAACGGATCACCCTGCACCTGTCCGCCGAGGAGCCGGGCGACGTGCTGTCCCTGGTGCGCGCCGAGGAGTCCCAGCGCCCCGCCGCGCAGGTCGTCGACGGCGCCTTCCTCGGCCGTACGGTGCTCGTGGTCGACGACGACGCGCGCAACCTCTTCGCACTGAGCGGGATGCTGGAGCTCCACGGCTTCCAGGTCCTGCACGCCGACAACGGCCGCAGGGGGATCGAGATGCTGCTGGCCCACCCGGACATCTCGCTGGTGCTGATGGACGTGATGATGCCCGAGATGGACGGGTACTCGGCCACCGCGGAGATCCGGGCGATGCCCCAGTACGCCGAACTGCCCATCATCGCCGTCACCGCGAAGGCCATGCCCGGCGACCAGGAGAAGAGTCTCGCGTCGGGCGCGAACGACTACGTCACCAAGCCGGTCGACACCAACGACCTCATCGGCCGCGTCCGGCGCTGGCTGTCCGTATGA
- a CDS encoding SpoIIE family protein phosphatase has translation MSNPHQPAEPQDAGAPTDQSAVGGPAADTGLLSDDYFGMLSVPRDDVPAVPVRQKADEEETDGREGDGKGVSTPVGRLAATVERLRREVQEAQAEADGRALVELAKGILVERLGCGPSQAARQLAELTEQAGVTPLEFAVDVINQAARDRLSEVTTTFLAITEGRHEASEAPGGDSPAVRLRTAESGALAAHDAQAVADSLLEHALTPLGAEAVAIWALGADGSLTLAGSAGFPAAEAARWRYVPPGVATVARHGLGERRGHWIGCLSETGLPSIGRHHHPDGGRVAVPAGTGGRIHGVLEIVWPTPLQDQPPQIVRQIEALAELCAHALETNVPDRTDEETRAAILPDVAELINLADGLHDPALVLVPYLDATGQLVDFRIQHVNSRFLDPAGRPRGVVNGALLLETYPMAAGERELFGQVERVYATGEPFRARRMRLTSLVDEVPLAAVADVNISRHGGSVLLIWRIEDETARLASLLQHAQRLGRIGGFEENLLTGEITWNGQLYSLYGKPSVSGPVPLEDLPAHAHPDDAVAIGRFLRTLLHHRRPASAAFRLQRPDGVTRHIRVVAEPVLDSDGRLFVVRGAYQDISAHHWTEVALAATRDQLAHSEQQASERDRLTLQLQHAIMPPAQAPLEAPGLRVAVRYRPAETQNLVGGDWYDAVVLPSGLVLLCVGDVAGHGIEAATSMVVLRNALRGLAVTGAGPGQLLSWLNMVAHHLTGAVTATAVCGLYDPDRHTLRWARAGHLPPVLVRAGEATPLPLVKGLLLGALPDATYEENETQLAVDDTLLMYTDGLIERRDRSVEESLAQLLTAARTVPPTLDQQLDRLLTHSKSDTDDDTCLVGVQVT, from the coding sequence GTGAGCAATCCCCACCAGCCGGCCGAGCCGCAGGACGCCGGGGCGCCGACGGACCAGTCGGCCGTCGGCGGCCCGGCGGCCGACACCGGCCTGCTGTCCGACGACTATTTCGGCATGCTGTCCGTGCCCCGTGACGACGTTCCCGCCGTGCCGGTCCGCCAGAAGGCGGACGAGGAGGAGACCGACGGAAGGGAAGGGGACGGCAAGGGGGTGTCGACCCCCGTGGGCCGGCTCGCCGCGACCGTGGAGCGGTTGCGCCGCGAGGTGCAGGAGGCGCAGGCCGAGGCGGACGGACGTGCCCTGGTCGAGCTGGCCAAGGGCATCCTCGTCGAGCGGCTCGGGTGCGGGCCGTCGCAGGCGGCACGCCAGCTCGCCGAGCTGACCGAGCAGGCGGGCGTGACCCCCCTCGAATTCGCCGTCGACGTCATCAACCAGGCCGCGCGCGACCGGCTCTCCGAGGTCACCACCACTTTCCTCGCGATCACGGAGGGCCGCCACGAGGCCTCCGAGGCGCCGGGGGGCGACTCCCCGGCCGTACGGCTGCGGACCGCCGAGAGCGGCGCGCTGGCCGCCCACGACGCCCAGGCCGTGGCCGACTCCCTGCTGGAACACGCTCTGACACCGCTCGGCGCCGAAGCGGTGGCCATCTGGGCGCTGGGCGCCGACGGCTCCCTCACCCTGGCCGGCAGCGCGGGCTTCCCCGCCGCGGAGGCCGCCCGCTGGCGGTACGTGCCTCCGGGGGTCGCCACGGTGGCACGCCATGGGCTCGGCGAGCGAAGGGGCCACTGGATCGGCTGTCTGTCGGAGACCGGCCTGCCCTCCATCGGCCGGCACCACCACCCCGACGGCGGCCGCGTCGCCGTACCCGCGGGCACCGGCGGCCGCATCCACGGTGTGCTGGAGATCGTCTGGCCCACGCCGCTGCAGGACCAGCCCCCGCAGATCGTCCGCCAGATCGAGGCACTGGCCGAGCTGTGCGCGCACGCCCTGGAGACCAACGTCCCGGACCGCACCGACGAGGAGACGCGGGCCGCGATCCTGCCCGACGTCGCCGAGCTGATCAACCTGGCCGACGGCCTGCACGACCCCGCGCTGGTGCTCGTCCCGTACCTGGACGCCACCGGACAACTCGTCGACTTCCGCATCCAGCACGTCAACAGCCGCTTCCTCGACCCGGCCGGCCGGCCGCGCGGAGTCGTCAACGGAGCCCTGCTCCTGGAGACGTATCCGATGGCCGCCGGCGAGCGCGAGCTGTTCGGGCAGGTCGAGCGGGTCTACGCCACCGGTGAGCCGTTCCGGGCCCGGCGCATGCGACTCACGTCCCTGGTGGACGAGGTCCCGCTGGCGGCGGTGGCCGACGTCAACATCAGCCGGCACGGCGGCAGCGTGCTGCTCATCTGGCGCATCGAGGACGAGACCGCCCGGCTGGCGAGCCTGTTGCAGCACGCCCAGCGCCTCGGCCGCATCGGCGGCTTCGAGGAGAACCTCCTCACCGGCGAGATCACCTGGAACGGTCAGCTCTACAGCCTCTACGGCAAGCCGTCCGTCAGCGGCCCGGTCCCGCTGGAGGACCTGCCCGCCCATGCCCACCCCGACGACGCCGTCGCCATCGGCAGGTTCCTGCGCACGCTGCTCCACCACCGTCGCCCCGCCTCCGCGGCCTTCCGGCTCCAGCGGCCCGACGGTGTCACCCGGCACATCCGCGTCGTGGCCGAGCCGGTCCTCGACTCCGACGGCCGGCTGTTCGTCGTCCGCGGCGCCTACCAGGACATCTCCGCCCACCACTGGACGGAGGTCGCCCTCGCCGCCACCCGCGACCAGCTCGCCCACTCCGAGCAGCAGGCGAGCGAACGCGACCGGCTCACCCTCCAGCTACAGCACGCGATCATGCCGCCCGCGCAGGCCCCGCTGGAGGCCCCCGGACTGCGCGTGGCCGTGCGCTACCGGCCCGCCGAGACCCAGAACCTGGTCGGTGGCGACTGGTACGACGCGGTGGTCCTGCCGTCCGGGCTGGTACTGCTGTGCGTGGGAGACGTCGCCGGGCACGGCATAGAGGCCGCCACCAGCATGGTCGTCCTGCGCAACGCGCTGCGCGGGCTCGCCGTGACCGGCGCGGGGCCGGGCCAGTTGCTGTCCTGGCTCAACATGGTGGCCCACCACCTGACCGGCGCCGTCACCGCCACCGCGGTCTGTGGCCTGTACGACCCCGACCGCCACACCCTGCGCTGGGCCAGGGCGGGCCATCTGCCGCCCGTTCTGGTGCGCGCCGGTGAGGCGACCCCCCTGCCCCTGGTCAAGGGGCTGCTGCTGGGTGCGCTGCCCGATGCGACGTACGAGGAGAACGAGACCCAACTGGCCGTCGACGACACCCTGTTGATGTACACGGACGGCTTGATCGAACGCCGTGACCGGTCCGTGGAGGAATCACTGGCCCAGCTGCTGACGGCCGCGCGCACGGTCCCGCCGACGCTCGACCAGCAGCTGGACCGTCTGCTCACCCACAGCAAGTCCGACACGGACGACGACACCTGCCTCGTGGGCGTCCAGGTGACCTAG
- a CDS encoding ATP-binding protein, translating into MTIKAKGWAHSFPVSGGVRAGRRWTRRQVESLPWTAAEPQTVDAIVLAVSELLTNAHVHAHSDAHLILTWDGECLQVSVHDEDPTLPRQRNPQAGEVSGRGVGIVRMLADELEMKCQRHGKTVSACFRPAGTGRTGDDR; encoded by the coding sequence GTGACGATCAAGGCGAAGGGCTGGGCACATTCGTTTCCCGTGTCCGGGGGTGTGCGGGCCGGCCGACGGTGGACACGGAGGCAGGTGGAGTCCCTGCCGTGGACCGCCGCCGAGCCGCAGACGGTGGACGCCATCGTCCTGGCCGTGTCCGAACTGCTCACCAACGCACATGTCCACGCGCACAGCGACGCGCATCTGATCCTCACCTGGGACGGCGAATGCCTCCAGGTGAGTGTCCATGACGAGGACCCCACCCTGCCGCGCCAGCGCAATCCGCAGGCCGGGGAGGTCTCCGGCCGCGGCGTGGGCATCGTACGGATGCTCGCCGACGAGCTGGAGATGAAGTGCCAGCGGCACGGCAAGACGGTGTCGGCGTGCTTCCGTCCGGCCGGTACCGGCCGGACGGGCGACGACCGCTGA
- a CDS encoding RNA polymerase sigma factor SigF, with product MTATTSLGTSVDHTTVQLPEISDPQKVAPRDARSLSKLFFEQLAVLEEGTHAYQYARNTLIEMNISLVRYAAGRFRSRGADEMEDIVQVGMIGLIKAIDRFELSREVEFTTFAVPYIVGEIRRFFRDTSWAVHVPRRLKEARVELARATDELSSRLGRGPTVKELAELMNLSEEEVIEARLAANGYNSSSLDAAIGGDETGEAALADFIGSEDAGMELVEDFHALAPLLAELDERDRRIIHMRFVEELTQVQIAEHLGCSQMHVSRLLSRTLARLRRGMLSTN from the coding sequence ATGACGGCGACAACGAGTCTTGGGACGAGCGTCGACCACACCACCGTTCAGCTGCCGGAGATCTCCGATCCGCAGAAGGTGGCACCCAGGGACGCGCGATCGCTGTCGAAGCTGTTCTTCGAGCAGTTGGCCGTCCTCGAAGAGGGCACCCACGCATACCAGTACGCGCGCAACACACTGATCGAGATGAACATCTCCCTCGTCCGCTACGCGGCCGGCCGGTTCCGCAGCCGGGGCGCGGACGAGATGGAGGACATCGTCCAGGTCGGCATGATCGGCCTGATCAAGGCGATCGACCGGTTCGAACTCTCGCGCGAGGTGGAGTTCACCACCTTCGCCGTCCCCTACATCGTCGGAGAGATCAGGCGGTTCTTCCGCGACACCTCCTGGGCCGTGCACGTGCCCCGTCGCCTGAAGGAGGCCCGCGTCGAACTCGCCCGCGCCACCGACGAACTCAGCAGTCGCCTCGGCCGCGGCCCGACGGTCAAGGAGCTGGCCGAGCTGATGAACCTCTCCGAGGAGGAGGTCATCGAGGCACGTCTGGCCGCCAACGGCTACAACTCCTCCTCCCTCGACGCCGCCATCGGCGGTGACGAGACCGGGGAGGCGGCGCTCGCGGACTTCATCGGCAGCGAGGACGCCGGCATGGAGCTGGTCGAGGACTTCCACGCCCTCGCCCCGCTCCTCGCCGAGCTGGACGAACGCGACCGGCGGATCATCCACATGCGGTTCGTCGAAGAACTCACCCAGGTCCAGATCGCCGAACACCTCGGCTGCTCGCAGATGCACGTCTCCCGTCTGCTCTCGCGCACCCTGGCCCGCCTGCGCCGGGGCATGCTGAGCACGAACTGA
- a CDS encoding sensor histidine kinase, which translates to MSTALPVEPFVHPALFYRGEEQYTAGTVPFLAEGLAAGEAVAVAVPGPNLELIKAGMGASAAEVEFLDMTRVGRNPGRIIPGVLRAFADAHPAGRVRIIGEPIWAGRSAVEYPACVQHEALINAAFQGREVTILCPYDADALEPEVLTDAYATHPVVIDTGVELTSDAYDPDHVVARYNQPLVCPPGAASLPFDAEALPEARAFAVREARQLGLAEDRRQDLMLAVAELTTNSVVHGGGTGTLRIWADGEQIVCEVHDRGRLTDQMAGRRPPARDQLGGRGLMLVHYVSDLVRLHTAPDSTTVRFYLHR; encoded by the coding sequence ATGAGTACGGCCCTCCCCGTCGAACCTTTTGTGCACCCCGCGCTGTTCTACCGGGGCGAGGAGCAGTACACGGCGGGCACGGTGCCGTTCCTGGCGGAGGGCCTGGCCGCCGGAGAGGCTGTCGCCGTCGCCGTTCCCGGCCCCAACCTCGAACTGATCAAGGCCGGGATGGGAGCGAGCGCCGCCGAGGTCGAGTTCCTCGACATGACCCGGGTGGGCCGCAACCCGGGGCGGATCATCCCCGGTGTCCTGCGGGCCTTTGCCGACGCGCACCCGGCGGGCCGGGTGCGGATCATCGGCGAGCCGATCTGGGCCGGCCGTTCGGCCGTGGAGTACCCGGCGTGCGTCCAGCACGAGGCGCTCATCAACGCGGCCTTCCAGGGCCGCGAGGTGACGATCCTGTGTCCCTACGACGCGGACGCGCTGGAACCGGAGGTGCTCACCGACGCGTACGCCACGCATCCCGTCGTCATCGACACCGGTGTCGAACTGACCAGCGACGCCTACGATCCCGACCACGTCGTCGCCCGTTACAACCAGCCGCTCGTCTGCCCGCCCGGAGCCGCGTCGCTGCCGTTCGACGCGGAGGCACTTCCCGAGGCGCGCGCCTTCGCGGTGCGGGAGGCCCGGCAGCTGGGCCTCGCCGAGGACCGGCGACAGGATCTGATGCTCGCGGTGGCGGAACTGACCACCAACAGCGTGGTGCACGGCGGTGGCACGGGAACCCTGCGGATCTGGGCGGACGGCGAGCAGATCGTCTGCGAGGTCCACGACCGTGGTCGGCTGACCGACCAGATGGCCGGCCGCCGGCCGCCGGCCCGTGACCAGTTGGGCGGGCGGGGCCTGATGCTGGTCCACTACGTCTCCGACCTCGTACGCCTGCACACCGCCCCGGACAGCACCACCGTCCGCTTCTACCTCCACCGCTGA
- a CDS encoding VOC family protein, with product MSTIRKFQVTFDCAEPERLARFWCEVLGYAVPSPPKGFDTWDDFNASRPPEERGSWFACGDPSGVGPRLYFQRVPEGKAAKNRVHLDVRVGTGLVGEERLATLEAECTRLLALGAVRVRLLYDGSDSCIVMQDIEGNEFCLD from the coding sequence ATGTCAACGATCAGGAAGTTCCAGGTCACCTTCGACTGCGCGGAACCCGAGCGCCTCGCCCGCTTCTGGTGCGAGGTCCTGGGGTACGCCGTACCGTCACCGCCGAAGGGCTTCGACACCTGGGACGACTTCAACGCCTCCCGGCCCCCGGAGGAACGGGGTTCGTGGTTCGCCTGCGGTGATCCCTCGGGTGTCGGCCCGCGCCTGTACTTTCAGCGCGTCCCCGAGGGCAAAGCCGCCAAGAACAGGGTGCATCTCGACGTGCGGGTCGGCACCGGACTCGTGGGCGAGGAGCGGCTGGCCACGCTGGAGGCCGAATGCACCCGCCTGCTCGCGCTCGGCGCGGTACGTGTGCGGCTCCTGTACGACGGCAGCGATTCCTGCATCGTGATGCAGGACATCGAGGGCAACGAGTTCTGTCTCGACTGA
- a CDS encoding restriction endonuclease, giving the protein MTTSARRTPPAHRRRGFDLRATALFFVLLAVVVCALGFAVHTMAGAVERRPAWVFVLVVVGVAGSVGLRRRWHVARAARRAAAALDEAAREAAARLEAESEAEAEAETEAETEAEAEAEAEAEAEAEVLAIPRPRPAAEATVDVDYDALTPDEFEEAIAALCARDGCTAVDVVGGAGDLGADVVAVAPDGCRVVIQCKQYGDSHRVGSQDLQRFGGTCFTVHEADVAVLVTTSDFTAPALEYADRCGIVCVDRETLRTWTDGTGARPWEAPLAEWTAG; this is encoded by the coding sequence GTGACCACATCCGCGCGCCGTACACCGCCCGCGCACCGCCGACGAGGGTTCGACCTTCGCGCCACCGCCTTGTTCTTCGTCCTTCTCGCCGTGGTCGTGTGCGCGTTGGGCTTCGCGGTCCACACGATGGCCGGCGCTGTCGAGCGGCGCCCCGCCTGGGTGTTCGTCCTGGTGGTCGTGGGTGTCGCGGGTTCCGTGGGGCTGCGTCGCCGGTGGCACGTGGCGAGAGCGGCCCGCCGAGCGGCGGCGGCGCTCGACGAGGCGGCGCGGGAGGCGGCCGCCCGTCTGGAGGCCGAGAGCGAGGCCGAGGCCGAGGCTGAAACTGAGGCTGAAACTGAGGCAGAGGCGGAGGCAGAGGCGGAGGCAGAGGCTGAGGCTGAAGTACTGGCGATTCCCCGTCCGCGTCCGGCCGCCGAGGCCACCGTCGACGTCGACTACGACGCCCTGACGCCGGACGAGTTCGAGGAGGCGATCGCAGCCCTCTGCGCACGCGACGGCTGCACGGCGGTCGACGTCGTGGGAGGGGCCGGGGACCTGGGCGCCGATGTCGTCGCCGTGGCCCCCGACGGGTGCCGGGTCGTCATCCAGTGCAAGCAGTACGGCGACTCCCACCGCGTCGGCTCCCAGGATCTGCAGCGCTTCGGCGGCACCTGCTTCACCGTCCACGAGGCTGATGTCGCCGTGCTGGTCACCACCAGCGACTTCACCGCTCCGGCACTGGAGTACGCCGACCGGTGCGGGATCGTGTGCGTGGACCGGGAGACACTGCGGACATGGACGGACGGCACCGGCGCCCGGCCCTGGGAGGCCCCCCTGGCGGAGTGGACGGCCGGATGA